From a region of the Oryza sativa Japonica Group chromosome 6, ASM3414082v1 genome:
- the LOC4341735 gene encoding uncharacterized protein — protein MGLELELSSELAALRPIRVTAAAAAAGSGAATARPDDAGVPEESGSATVRQGGGGGGGGASVSAAAAAVVESSDGCVTPTSAGSALRPATVCPPAPRKPRPAGKRMTKRCCCGGGGGGRPRRPFFPVPHDLAAVFVARAPAATTSPPCPPPAKKIRVHAVG, from the coding sequence ATGGGGCTCGAGCTTGAGCTGTCGTCGGAATTGGCCGCGCTCCGGCCGATccgggtgacggcggcggcggcggcggctgggagcGGCGCCGCGACAGCACGGCCGGACGACGCCGGTGTGCCGGAGGAGAGTGGGTCAGCTACCGTGCGgcaaggtggtggtggtggtggtggtggcgcgtcggtgtcggcggcggcggcggcggtggtcgaaTCGTCAGATGGATGCGTCACTCCGACGTCGGCCGGGAGCGcgctgcggccggcgacggtgtgcccgccggcgccgcggaagCCGAGGCCCGCGGGGAAGAGGATGACGAagcgctgctgctgcggcggcggcggcggcggccggccgcggcggccgttcTTCCCGGTGCCgcacgacctcgccgccgtgttCGTGGCGCGCGCCCCGGcggccaccacctcgccgccgtgccCGCCGCCCGCCAAGAAGATCCGCGTCCACGCCGTGGGGTGA